CGTCTGTGTGTCATATACTTTGGTACCTGTCGTGAGCGAAAAAACTGCCCGGGTGACTGTGTTGCCAAAACGGCTGCGTGCTGGGATTTTCCCGCTGAAGCGACGGCTGCCAAGTACAATACCTGGTGTCGTTTGTGCGAGAAGCACTTCGAAGATACGCTTAATATCATGTGGCAGATGCTGTCCGTCACTATCTGCGCACACTACACCGCCCTGAGGTCCGTACTTCTTAATATACTGAAAACCCGTCTTCAACGCCCTGCCTTTACCGAGATTGACGTGGTGTGTCAGGACCTTACAGCCATAGGCTTCTGCCGTTTCAAAAATCCCACGGTACCCTGGGCCACTGCCATCATCCACAATCACAATGGGTCCAAGTTTAAATGTTTGCAGTTGCAGAACGAGATTCAGTAAACGTACATCGGGTTCGTATGATGGAATTAATATCGTCATGATCCTTGTCCCTCCGTTAGATATAAAATGTCACTTACGCCACGTTCCTGGTTACGCCCCAGCGGGTTATTGACAACTCTGCCCATAAAATACATCGTGGATGAACCGCCGCCGTCCAGATTGTAGGCTTCGGTTACTCCGAGGCCTTTCATGACATCGGCCAGTTCTGCCAAGGTCATGCCACGGCTGTCAACCTGCCGTCCGTCCACCACCACGAAGACGTAATGATTCGGAGCATTCATGCCGATCGCTGTTCTTGGATTCGCATCCTGGATGGAGCGGTTACCAAAGTTGTTATCGATTTTTACACTGCTAAAATCACTGACGATCTCGCCATCCTGAATCAGAATGGGCCCAAAGGACAGCGTATTGGTTGCACCTTCAGCCAGCAGTTCCGAGGAAGAAATCTCATTCTCGTTATATGTTTTCATCGTACCGTCGTTGAACAGGGCAAGTGCATCCCGCGTGGGGCTGTCCCGGTACAACGTTCCATTTCGGATAATGACACCATCATCACGGAATCCGTAGTAGTCACCATTAATGGCAAAGATCGCATTGTTGGCTGCGGCAATCTCTGATGTATTTTCGGTAATGTTCGTTCCAAAGCTGTTGTCTGCCAACGCAGTTCGCAGGCTGCTTGTATCCGTTAGCTGAACATCAGCTACATAATACGTAATCTGATCCGAGCCAGAACCCGTCTGTACCTTTTCAATCTGGACCTTCATACCATCACTCGAATAATTCCAATCATCTGACGTTGCATTCACCTCAGTTGCGTTTGTCGAAGTGCTACTGGAATCATTGGTGTTGTTCGTTGTTGCCGTTGCCGTGTTCCCATCCGCCACAACCACCTGCACATGCCGGATCAGGTAACGGTCAGCCAGGCTGTACAGGATTCCACCTACCGCAAGCACGATGACAAGTGTGATGATGAGCCATCTGCGCTTTCTTGGAGAGATCGGTCGTTTATGTGGTTCTTTCCGGGTTGGTTTCTCATAGATCTTCATCATGTGAAGCTCACCTCTTCATCTAAGTTCTTAAGGCCATATTAGGCCCGGTAGCTTAAATGAATCTGAAACCATATCAATTGAACTAAAGATTATTTACACTAGCCACTCCGATGACAGAACAACCTTCCAATCGCTGTTACCCCCAGATTTTTTTGATTCCCTTTTCTAGAGGGGAAAATCCGGGGATAAAGGCGCAGCGTATGCTTCCGAAGTAGCTTTCTTGCAGAAAGCTTTTAGCTTCGCTTTTTCAGGTTTTTTCTGTCCTCTCCGTTATTGTGTAAATGAATAGTCCAATCAAAAAAGGCCATCCTTTTTCCCATTGAGGAAATCAGATCACCTTGATTTTCAATCTATAGAGCCCTAAAGTCACTTCTATCGTAGTGCATATTTTTATTTAATACAGATATCTTCATCAGAGCTTCCTTGTTATGCATCTGGAAATAAGGCATCGTACGCGGGACAAGGCCGCTTCTCCAGGAATTCCGTTAACGCCGGCGGCTGTTGGGCATAAATATCCTTCAACGACGTTCCATTATAGATGTTACCAATCACAACAGGGTGGCATAACTCACAGATAAGAATATCCCCGTTGCCGTGCAAGTGCAGCTGTTTCGTGCCATCCACACAATTAGAGAAATACACCCCAGGTTGTTCGCGCAAATTCAACTGTTCAGCAAACCGATCCATACAGGTAAAATAGAGCGTTGTATCCGGCTTTTTATGTTCAATCAACTCCGTTACAGATCGAATAAGCGACTCTCTGGAGACAACTTGACTCCAATCGGTATGCGGCATCTTAATGCTGTTCTGGATCTCATGGATGCGCACACCCAGATCATACACCTTATCGCTAATAGCCTGCATGTTCGCCTGGTTACCTTCAAATAGTAACGTTTCCAATACCGTCTCCAGACCAGCTTCCGTACACAAACGGATATTCTGCTCCAGTCTCTCATACATGCGAGGATGCACACGGTAGTACGCAGCATAGGCCTCCACATCCGTATAATTGAACGAGATATGAATGTTGGACAAACCTGCATCACGCAACGCAATGATCCGTTCTTCTGTCAGCAGACTTGCATTACTGTTCAATTGTGTATCGATGCCATGTGCCGCACAGTACGTCACAATCTCCAGGCAATCCTGATATTTCAGAGTAACTTCTCCCCCTGACAATCGCACTCTCTTGAGACGAGGAAGCTCACTAATAATACGGATAACTTCCTGACTATTGATGCACGCTCCATCATCCCGATTGTAGGCGCAGCAATAGTCGCATTTATAATTGCAGTTCGATGTCACTCCCACCTCAAGCCCTTCCAGCTCATATACGCCGGGTGTCTCCAGTTCAAGTGATTTATATCTGTTTTTGGCTATCAATTCGTTGTACCTCCTGGTTCCTTCATTCAATCCACATTTGGATAACTTGAAGATTATAGCGGAAGGCACCCGGTTGACGATATGACATTATGTACGTTGGTTGTTAAAAACAAATTTCCCCAACGATCGGGAGTGATGTAAGGTAATCCCATAATCCTCTATTGTATGTCGTCCTTGTTGAACTCAGGATTATAGGCAAAGTCATAGCTCGCCAGCATGATGAATGACACACGACCCTTCTGGTCAAATGCCATGGACAATCCTTTCATGTTCTCAAATCCTCCTTCTAATATTGCATGATCAAAGGAAGGTATGACATGGTAATTGCCTTTTTTATTTTTCTCCATGACATATGTAATACTTTTTACTTTTCCTTTTTTAGTATCTATAAAAGCTTTTTTACCGTATTGTTGGAAGACCTCCTGGACTGTACTTCCATACCCTATCCCTCTTGGCGTTTTATACTTTATGAACTTTGCCGGATCATTAATCATGATGCCATCCACAATGCCATCTTTGTAATGAATACTCATATCTTTGTACTGGTAGACATTCGTATAGTAGTAATAATCCACGTGGAGTCCAAGTTGCTGCTCAACCTCTTCACGAGTACTTCCTAATTTAATCGTAATATCTTTGGATTTAATCTGAAATTGGAATTCATCCTCAGTAAATATCTTAGTTGCATGAGATGCAGGAGGTTCTTTTGAAACGGCATTACGATTGTATGTCACTTCTGAGCTACTTAAAACAGTCATGAATAACATAAGATACAGAATTCCTTTGTTCAACCTCGATCGCCCTTTCAAAAACACGTTCTTTATTTAACACGAGTATAGAAGTCTTCTTTTACGATAGCATACATCTTCAGATCCTGAAGCTCATTTTTCACCTTCATGTATTTCCTCAACACACCTTCGAATTGCATGCCTGCCTTCTCCATGACCTTGGCAGAACCTGTGTTTTCCACTAAACATCTGGCCTGGATTCGCTCAAGCCCCACTTCGTCAAATCCAAATTGGATGATTCGTTTCACTACCTCGGTCATGTAACCTTGATTCCAAAATTGATCAGATAACACATATCCCAGTTCAACTCTCCTGTTATCGCTGTCACACCCTAGATAGTTACAACTACCAATCAGCCCCTTGGTGTGTTTATCTTCGATCCCCCACGGGCCTATTAGATCCGTCTCATAGCGACTCATGACAAAATCTAAAAAAGCTTTGGTGTCTTCTTTGCTCTGATGCGCGTCCCAGGTCGTGAACTCCGATACAGCAGGTACAACGCAGTAACTGTACATATCCTCCAGATCATCATAAGTAAGAGGTCGAAGTAACGTCCGTTCGGTTTCCAACATGGGAAATGGTTCGAAGAAACTTTCAATCGTTTTCATAGATTTATCCTCCCTCAGATTGTTAGGAAAAAGAAACACACACCAGTTCAGTCCGTGTTGCCTAACTCACCTGTTGTAATATCAAGGCCACAATCTGAGTGTCTTCCACTGCCCATCTTGCTTTACATATTGGACTCGTACATGCTTGCGCTCCGAATCTCCCTGCCAAAACTCCACCTCTTGTGCATTCACGGCATATAGACGCCAATGAGGTGTAACAACACTGGGGTCAAGTCTTATCTTTTCCTTCTGAGCTTCAATGGAACTATCCAGCACTTCCTCGCTATCCAAAACCTCACTCTGATGTCCTGTCATGGCAACTGCTCTTGCTCCAGCTGAACGTTTGCGGAAATCATCAGCGCCCGCTTCCTCCCCTCGATCCTCGGCAATTCCCCTTATCCGAATCTGTCTTCCAAGGGAAGGCCAGTAGAATGTCAGAGCGACATGAGGATTCTCCTTCAACTGCTGCCCTTTTCGACTCTCCGAACTGGAGGCAAAATAGAACGTTTCATCAATTACGTTTTTCAAAATCAACATCCGCGCATCAGGATAACCATCTTGATCCACGGTGGAGATTGTCATAGCGTGAGGTTCTTTCACTTTGTTCTCAACCGCCAATCTCAACCACTCCAAAAATAGCTTCCCCGGCCGCTCCGGCAACTGCCCCGTATCCCACGTTGGAAATGGGCCGGATAAAGATTTTAAACGTTGCAACAGTTCAATTGGTTTATCGCTCATGTCATCGCCTCCGTCTTCTATTTAACATGGAAAAACAACTAATCTAGATGACTTAACACATTTACGCTGCTAAGTTTCCAACCATGCCTTCCCTTTTCAACGGTATGTACACTGGTGTTGTCCATGGGATAAAAGCTGGACTTATTGCTCCATTCCTTCTTCTCAAGCAGATAATACAGAATATTAATCACTCCGCCGTGAGTAATTAATAGAACATTGGTCTTTACTGTTTCCTCCTCTATATCTCTAAGAAGATTCTCGAAAGATATGCTTATCCGGTTATAAAAATCCCTTGGACTTTCTCCTCTCGGAAAAGGTGAATCCATTTCAAGGGTGTTGAAATAAACTCCTGGGTAATGTTCTTCAGCATCCTTATGGAGCATGCCTGCCAAATCTCCGTTATTCATCTCACGCCAATCTTTCATTAAGCTAGCCTGCATGTTTAATTTCTTCTCAATTTCCCGTGTAGTCTGCACTGCACGAGGAAGATCACTGCTAATAATCGTATGTATGTTGTACTCCTCAGCATGATGATGCAAATGCTCTCCCAGTTTCCTGGATTGATTGATTCCCTGTTCCGTAAGTCCACGATCACTCCATCCGCCTCGA
The nucleotide sequence above comes from Paenibacillus sp. W2I17. Encoded proteins:
- a CDS encoding phosphodiester glycosidase family protein, producing the protein MMKIYEKPTRKEPHKRPISPRKRRWLIITLVIVLAVGGILYSLADRYLIRHVQVVVADGNTATATTNNTNDSSSTSTNATEVNATSDDWNYSSDGMKVQIEKVQTGSGSDQITYYVADVQLTDTSSLRTALADNSFGTNITENTSEIAAANNAIFAINGDYYGFRDDGVIIRNGTLYRDSPTRDALALFNDGTMKTYNENEISSSELLAEGATNTLSFGPILIQDGEIVSDFSSVKIDNNFGNRSIQDANPRTAIGMNAPNHYVFVVVDGRQVDSRGMTLAELADVMKGLGVTEAYNLDGGGSSTMYFMGRVVNNPLGRNQERGVSDILYLTEGQGS
- a CDS encoding radical SAM protein — encoded protein: MIAKNRYKSLELETPGVYELEGLEVGVTSNCNYKCDYCCAYNRDDGACINSQEVIRIISELPRLKRVRLSGGEVTLKYQDCLEIVTYCAAHGIDTQLNSNASLLTEERIIALRDAGLSNIHISFNYTDVEAYAAYYRVHPRMYERLEQNIRLCTEAGLETVLETLLFEGNQANMQAISDKVYDLGVRIHEIQNSIKMPHTDWSQVVSRESLIRSVTELIEHKKPDTTLYFTCMDRFAEQLNLREQPGVYFSNCVDGTKQLHLHGNGDILICELCHPVVIGNIYNGTSLKDIYAQQPPALTEFLEKRPCPAYDALFPDA
- a CDS encoding GNAT family N-acetyltransferase, encoding MKTIESFFEPFPMLETERTLLRPLTYDDLEDMYSYCVVPAVSEFTTWDAHQSKEDTKAFLDFVMSRYETDLIGPWGIEDKHTKGLIGSCNYLGCDSDNRRVELGYVLSDQFWNQGYMTEVVKRIIQFGFDEVGLERIQARCLVENTGSAKVMEKAGMQFEGVLRKYMKVKNELQDLKMYAIVKEDFYTRVK
- a CDS encoding pyridoxal 5'-phosphate synthase encodes the protein MSDKPIELLQRLKSLSGPFPTWDTGQLPERPGKLFLEWLRLAVENKVKEPHAMTISTVDQDGYPDARMLILKNVIDETFYFASSSESRKGQQLKENPHVALTFYWPSLGRQIRIRGIAEDRGEEAGADDFRKRSAGARAVAMTGHQSEVLDSEEVLDSSIEAQKEKIRLDPSVVTPHWRLYAVNAQEVEFWQGDSERKHVRVQYVKQDGQWKTLRLWP
- a CDS encoding histidine phosphatase family protein, producing the protein MKIYLVRHGMDEEGYRGGWSDRGLTEQGINQSRKLGEHLHHHAEEYNIHTIISSDLPRAVQTTREIEKKLNMQASLMKDWREMNNGDLAGMLHKDAEEHYPGVYFNTLEMDSPFPRGESPRDFYNRISISFENLLRDIEEETVKTNVLLITHGGVINILYYLLEKKEWSNKSSFYPMDNTSVHTVEKGRHGWKLSSVNVLSHLD